Proteins found in one Seonamhaeicola sp. S2-3 genomic segment:
- a CDS encoding glycoside hydrolase family 2 TIM barrel-domain containing protein, protein MKNKKINGVMVKRSLIRIKLFLFVVALSLNISAQQKTYLSGEDASTAVNWEFKINNGRNSGFWTTIPVPSNWEAEGFGYYLYGLDKMEKRNSTSDIADYRHEFSFDKKSGKRYFIVFQGSMTDTKVVLNKKEVGLHQGGHTQFKFEITEQLQQGNNVLEVNVNNSSSNASIVEAERYADYWMFSGIYRPVYIEEVPNEYIERVAIDAQMNGDFKMHVFTAGIESAKTVRAQIYNANHEKVGKAFGAKIGADFTELKAHIDGIKPWSHEFPNLYTVEVELKNEKQVLHSYTQKFGFRTFEVRDHDGFYLNGKRLLLKGASMHSIRPETGRALSKTDMEENVHFMKDLNFNFVRSVCYPADEYFFELCDSLGLLVLDELPGWWRPLDKKVGPKILKELVVRDVNHPSVILWGNGNHMAHTPEFDSLFAKWDIQKRRPLKNEAKSNDIFANYNPEWDIVNTTYYPDYATVKKNLFEENHIYLPNETLHALYDGGGAANLKTYWDMFEKSKVGGGITIWALYDEGFMRNDMEYTVDTQGNKAPDGIAGPSGEKKGSSDAVREIWSPVVIANDKLNADFNGSLSVHNKFTFANLNQCKIVWKLIDFANPDAGSNGHRTIAKGEINADIKAGEKGILQIEDLPESFIDNDALAIEVYDMQGRLVYDKRMPITQPKNSFRVASHKPFVQDAKDAFTFHNGKITLRFDENSGVLSRVFKKQKPTSLRNFPFLTFKADTVATKNNTEVASKAKITKTGDAFIIEANHSKGFDYLKWTLKSNGEIALDYAYTLASGKYHYAGIGIEVNSKNVLRKRWLGEGPWRIWQNRTQGGVLDVYAVDKKVNIPGQVYNGPEFEGNFAPWNWVVFYLNNRLNLGFENKTDVTLGVLNPVNGFMPKYASWHYPEQEGFYFFDVISPVGSKWKPAKVFGPDAQPVHIDKQIKGSVSMFIDWNRMEEGIKRVDVEVE, encoded by the coding sequence TTGAAAAATAAGAAAATAAACGGTGTTATGGTTAAACGGAGTTTAATAAGAATTAAGTTATTTTTATTCGTAGTTGCGCTATCATTAAATATTAGCGCGCAACAAAAAACATATCTCTCAGGAGAAGATGCGTCCACAGCGGTAAACTGGGAGTTTAAAATAAATAACGGACGCAATAGTGGGTTTTGGACCACCATCCCGGTACCTTCTAACTGGGAGGCCGAAGGATTTGGGTACTACCTTTATGGATTAGATAAGATGGAAAAGCGAAATTCTACCTCCGATATTGCAGATTATCGTCATGAGTTTAGTTTTGATAAGAAATCGGGGAAACGATATTTTATAGTTTTTCAAGGTTCAATGACGGATACAAAGGTGGTACTAAACAAAAAAGAAGTAGGCTTGCATCAAGGTGGGCATACCCAGTTTAAATTTGAAATCACAGAACAGCTTCAACAAGGCAATAATGTTTTAGAAGTCAATGTCAATAATTCTTCATCAAATGCCTCCATTGTAGAAGCCGAACGCTATGCCGATTATTGGATGTTCAGTGGTATTTATCGTCCAGTATATATTGAAGAGGTACCCAATGAATATATTGAGCGTGTTGCTATAGATGCGCAAATGAACGGAGACTTTAAAATGCATGTTTTTACAGCAGGTATAGAAAGCGCAAAAACAGTACGTGCGCAAATCTATAATGCTAATCATGAAAAAGTTGGAAAGGCTTTTGGAGCAAAGATTGGTGCTGATTTTACAGAGCTTAAAGCTCATATTGATGGAATTAAACCATGGTCTCACGAGTTTCCAAATTTGTATACGGTTGAAGTTGAATTGAAAAACGAAAAACAAGTTTTACACAGCTACACTCAGAAATTTGGATTTAGAACCTTTGAGGTGAGAGATCACGATGGGTTTTATCTTAACGGAAAACGCCTTTTACTAAAAGGGGCAAGTATGCACAGTATACGCCCTGAAACAGGTCGCGCACTCTCCAAAACCGATATGGAAGAAAACGTGCATTTTATGAAAGACCTAAATTTCAATTTTGTACGTTCTGTTTGCTATCCTGCAGATGAGTATTTTTTTGAGTTATGTGATTCCCTTGGGCTGCTGGTGTTAGATGAATTACCAGGTTGGTGGAGACCTTTGGACAAAAAAGTAGGACCCAAGATTCTGAAAGAGTTGGTGGTACGCGATGTCAACCACCCAAGTGTTATCCTTTGGGGAAATGGAAACCATATGGCGCATACACCAGAGTTTGATTCTTTATTTGCCAAGTGGGATATTCAAAAAAGAAGACCATTAAAAAACGAAGCAAAATCGAATGATATATTTGCTAATTATAATCCAGAATGGGACATCGTGAACACCACATATTACCCAGACTATGCAACGGTAAAAAAGAATTTATTTGAAGAGAATCATATTTATCTACCTAACGAAACCCTACATGCTCTTTATGATGGTGGCGGTGCAGCCAACCTTAAAACCTATTGGGATATGTTTGAAAAATCTAAAGTAGGAGGTGGTATTACCATATGGGCATTATATGATGAAGGCTTTATGCGTAACGATATGGAGTATACCGTAGATACTCAAGGAAATAAAGCTCCTGACGGTATTGCGGGACCTAGCGGAGAGAAAAAAGGGAGTAGTGATGCGGTGCGAGAAATTTGGTCGCCAGTAGTAATAGCCAATGATAAATTAAATGCCGATTTTAATGGCTCCTTGAGTGTGCACAATAAATTCACATTTGCCAATCTTAACCAATGTAAAATCGTTTGGAAACTGATTGATTTTGCAAACCCAGATGCAGGTTCAAACGGACATAGAACCATAGCCAAAGGGGAAATTAATGCTGATATTAAAGCAGGTGAAAAGGGAATCTTACAAATAGAAGACCTCCCAGAATCTTTTATTGATAACGATGCATTGGCGATTGAAGTTTACGATATGCAAGGGCGTTTGGTGTATGATAAACGCATGCCTATTACACAACCTAAAAATAGTTTTAGAGTAGCGTCTCATAAACCTTTTGTACAAGACGCTAAAGATGCCTTTACATTTCATAATGGAAAAATCACCTTGCGTTTCGATGAAAATAGTGGTGTGTTATCTCGTGTCTTTAAAAAGCAAAAACCTACCAGTTTGAGGAATTTTCCTTTTTTAACTTTTAAAGCAGATACTGTTGCAACAAAGAATAATACAGAAGTAGCCTCCAAGGCGAAAATTACAAAAACAGGTGATGCATTTATCATAGAAGCTAACCATTCTAAAGGTTTCGATTACTTAAAATGGACATTAAAATCTAACGGGGAAATAGCATTGGATTATGCCTATACCTTAGCAAGCGGAAAATATCACTATGCGGGGATAGGTATAGAAGTAAATTCAAAAAACGTTTTACGCAAAAGGTGGTTAGGTGAAGGGCCTTGGCGTATATGGCAAAACCGTACCCAAGGTGGTGTTCTTGATGTCTATGCTGTAGACAAAAAAGTAAATATTCCAGGGCAGGTCTATAACGGTCCAGAATTTGAAGGCAATTTTGCACCATGGAATTGGGTAGTGTTTTATTTGAATAATCGACTCAATCTTGGTTTTGAAAATAAGACCGATGTGACTTTAGGAGTATTAAATCCAGTGAATGGTTTTATGCCAAAATATGCCAGTTGGCACTACCCAGAGCAAGAAGGCTTTTACTTTTTTGATGTTATTTCTCCAGTAGGGTCTAAATGGAAGCCAGCTAAAGTGTTTGGTCCCGATGCGCAACCTGTGCATATTGATAAACAAATTAAAGGTTCGGTATCTATGTTTATCGATTGGAATAGAATGGAAGAAGGTATTAAGCGTGTAGATGTAGAAGTAGAATAA
- a CDS encoding RagB/SusD family nutrient uptake outer membrane protein, with product MENKNNIIAVLLILTLTLFNCNDEFLERYPLDELSNETFWKTENDLAVYNNSIYDLTKDDRNSTVLFGHATKFPSVSTSYQYVDCFTDNIAPANARGRLNRYKDVRAGIHIPEGVQTYGYKGWDLLRAINVGLDNMATSPVEQEVKDKYIAEARMFRAWFYYDKVSKFGDVQWVDHEVKTNEDDILYGTRDSREFVMEKVLEDINFAVDNLPTSWGDGAAPGRLDHWDALALKSRLCLFEGTWRKYHGGTDANMWLQEAASASKNLIENGGYSLYTSNNPLMDYNASHRQLNDLSGNPEIIHWVKYEAGVRTNNVVQYYLYYSGGMTKDAIDDYLCDDGLPLALSNRDLENTQIEDVFVNRDPRLRQTVLHPQDRDVYEYDQGNQVSFPRLIGMSGFEEGSTTGYHIIKFYNAIDHALGYNNHETPAIVFRLGEIYLNYAEAMAELGTITQADLDLTINKLRDRVNMPHLTLNPPMDPKYAADGVSSLIVEIRRERRIELFSEGFRYDDLRRWKQGKKLEKKSYGMLWDNAAIARFPGANVQTEMINGKPYIDVYKGTPWANPVFDESKHYLWPIPLSALGQNPELGQNPGWEQ from the coding sequence ATGGAAAATAAAAATAATATAATTGCAGTATTACTAATATTGACTTTAACTCTTTTCAATTGTAATGATGAATTTTTAGAACGTTACCCTTTGGATGAATTGAGTAATGAAACGTTCTGGAAAACAGAAAATGATTTAGCCGTATATAACAATAGTATTTACGATTTAACTAAAGACGACCGAAATTCAACTGTTTTATTCGGTCATGCTACTAAATTTCCTAGTGTATCTACAAGCTATCAATATGTAGATTGTTTTACAGATAATATAGCTCCTGCTAATGCTAGAGGAAGACTTAATCGTTATAAAGATGTTCGTGCCGGAATTCATATACCCGAAGGTGTTCAAACATATGGATACAAAGGATGGGACTTATTAAGAGCCATTAATGTTGGGCTTGATAATATGGCTACCTCTCCAGTTGAACAAGAAGTAAAAGATAAATATATTGCCGAAGCCAGAATGTTTCGAGCATGGTTCTATTATGATAAAGTATCTAAGTTTGGCGATGTTCAATGGGTAGACCATGAAGTCAAAACCAATGAAGATGATATATTATACGGCACTAGAGATTCTAGAGAGTTTGTTATGGAGAAAGTATTGGAAGATATCAATTTTGCGGTAGATAACCTACCCACAAGTTGGGGGGATGGTGCTGCACCAGGTCGTTTAGATCATTGGGATGCACTCGCCTTAAAGTCAAGACTTTGTTTGTTTGAAGGTACTTGGAGAAAATATCATGGCGGTACCGATGCCAACATGTGGCTTCAGGAAGCCGCAAGTGCCTCAAAAAACCTTATTGAAAATGGAGGATATTCCCTTTATACTAGTAACAATCCGCTTATGGATTATAATGCCTCACACCGCCAGTTGAATGATTTATCTGGAAATCCAGAAATTATCCATTGGGTAAAATATGAAGCCGGAGTAAGAACCAATAACGTTGTACAATATTATTTATATTACTCAGGAGGTATGACAAAAGATGCTATTGATGATTATCTGTGTGATGATGGATTACCTCTAGCGCTTTCTAATCGTGATCTTGAGAACACACAAATAGAGGATGTTTTTGTTAATCGTGATCCACGTTTAAGGCAAACGGTATTGCACCCTCAAGATAGAGATGTTTACGAGTACGATCAAGGTAATCAAGTCTCTTTTCCAAGATTGATTGGTATGTCTGGTTTTGAAGAAGGATCGACTACAGGCTATCATATTATTAAGTTTTATAACGCTATCGATCATGCTTTAGGTTATAATAACCACGAAACACCTGCTATTGTTTTTAGGTTGGGTGAAATTTATTTGAATTATGCAGAAGCAATGGCCGAATTAGGAACGATTACTCAGGCAGATTTAGACCTGACCATTAATAAATTACGAGATAGAGTAAACATGCCACATCTTACACTAAATCCTCCAATGGATCCTAAATATGCAGCCGATGGTGTTTCGTCTTTAATAGTTGAAATAAGAAGAGAGCGTCGTATTGAGTTGTTTAGCGAAGGCTTCCGTTATGACGATTTAAGACGTTGGAAACAAGGAAAAAAATTAGAAAAGAAAAGTTACGGTATGCTTTGGGATAATGCAGCTATAGCAAGATTTCCTGGAGCAAATGTGCAAACTGAAATGATAAATGGAAAACCATATATTGATGTATACAAAGGAACACCATGGGCCAACCCAGTGTTTGATGAAAGCAAACATTATTTATGGCCTATACCACTAAGTGCACTAGGGCAAAATCCTGAATTAGGACAAAATCCTGGATGGGAACAATAA
- a CDS encoding glycoside hydrolase family 2 TIM barrel-domain containing protein: MMAQSKVYLSGQGPKTAIDWEFKISDGRNSGFWTTIPVPSNWETEGFGYYMYGMDKMEKRIPPVGNYRYNFKYKKLNAKRYFIVFQGSMTDTKVRLNGKEVGFHQGGFTQFKFEVTSHLKDGDNILEVEVNSSSSNESIVAAERYADFWMFSGIFRPVFIKEEPVEFIERVAIDAQMTGAFKMDVYANGVEKGRKITAQIYDANHNKVGKAIKANIKGDSIQVQTQLDDIALWSHEFPNLYSVVIQLLDKKKVLHTYQQKFGFRTFEVRPHDGFYLNGKRLLLKAANMHSFRPETGRTLSKEDMLETFKLMQDMNFNTVRPCHYPPDAYFFELCDSLGMLAMDESTGWVKPLDTPVGTKIVKEIIERDVNHPSIVLWSNGNHNAHNPNLNAVFKKWDIQKREVLKNSPKKAGHIKNAFNPAENSVNTTYYPSYKDVKERLFDKNDIYLPNETLHALYDGGGGANLKTYWDLFEKSKVGGGITIWALYDEGLLRTDKGYTVDNQYSKASDGIVGPHGEKDGSFYAIREIWSPVVIEDTLVDSNFSGALRVHNKFLFTNLNQCKIEWKLINFSNPDGTSNGHRTVASGTVNANIKAGEKGKIALDLPETYKDTDALAIQVYDTKGVLVYDKRLPIKSSKRPMFRAAEHVPFVRAEEDAYSFKRHGLTLSFDPTTGVLLSVKDKGKKTSLSNFPFLTYESVNKTLQNELKQTTTISCSKVGDTWFIEAKGTNGFDYIKWNLKPNGEILLDYAYTLATGKYNYAGIGIEVDADDVLRKRWLGEGPERIWKNRLEGGVLDVYFNEKQVNIPGLVYNPPAFEGCFAPWNWAVFYLNDYVNVAFKNQTEVVLGVLNPVNGKGHKYANWSYPNKEGFFFFDYISAVGSKWKKATEFGPDAQPSVIDGQVKGSVSMFINWNKPTVKAKRVDFELE, translated from the coding sequence ATGATGGCGCAAAGCAAGGTTTATCTATCTGGTCAGGGACCAAAAACAGCAATCGATTGGGAGTTTAAAATATCCGATGGTAGAAATAGTGGGTTTTGGACAACCATTCCTGTACCATCTAATTGGGAGACTGAAGGTTTTGGTTATTATATGTATGGTATGGATAAAATGGAGAAACGCATCCCGCCAGTAGGGAACTACCGTTATAATTTTAAATATAAAAAACTAAATGCTAAGCGCTATTTTATCGTTTTTCAGGGCTCTATGACTGATACCAAAGTGCGCTTAAATGGTAAGGAGGTAGGCTTTCATCAAGGCGGGTTTACCCAGTTTAAATTTGAAGTGACTTCACACTTGAAAGATGGGGATAATATTCTGGAAGTTGAGGTTAATAGTTCATCTTCTAATGAATCTATTGTCGCAGCAGAACGTTACGCCGATTTTTGGATGTTTAGTGGCATTTTTCGTCCCGTTTTTATTAAAGAAGAACCGGTAGAGTTTATAGAACGCGTGGCTATTGATGCTCAAATGACAGGTGCTTTTAAAATGGATGTTTATGCAAATGGCGTTGAAAAAGGACGTAAAATAACGGCTCAAATATATGATGCCAACCATAATAAAGTTGGTAAAGCAATTAAAGCCAATATTAAAGGAGACAGCATTCAAGTGCAAACGCAGTTAGACGATATTGCTCTTTGGTCACACGAGTTTCCAAACCTATACTCTGTAGTTATTCAATTGCTTGATAAAAAAAAGGTATTACACACGTATCAACAAAAGTTTGGTTTCAGAACATTTGAAGTACGTCCACATGATGGTTTTTATTTAAACGGAAAGCGCCTATTACTAAAGGCGGCCAATATGCATAGTTTTCGTCCTGAAACAGGAAGAACACTTTCAAAAGAAGATATGCTTGAAACCTTCAAGCTTATGCAGGATATGAATTTTAACACGGTACGACCATGTCATTATCCGCCAGATGCGTACTTCTTTGAGTTGTGTGATTCGCTAGGGATGTTAGCCATGGACGAATCTACCGGATGGGTGAAACCTCTAGATACGCCAGTAGGAACAAAAATAGTAAAAGAGATTATTGAGAGGGATGTAAATCATCCATCAATTGTGTTATGGAGTAATGGTAACCATAATGCTCATAATCCTAATTTGAATGCAGTGTTCAAAAAATGGGATATTCAAAAAAGGGAAGTTTTAAAAAATTCACCTAAAAAGGCAGGTCATATTAAAAATGCCTTTAACCCAGCAGAGAATAGCGTGAATACTACTTACTATCCTAGCTATAAAGATGTCAAAGAACGCTTATTTGATAAGAATGACATTTACCTACCTAATGAAACACTCCACGCATTATACGATGGTGGCGGTGGGGCCAACCTGAAAACTTATTGGGATTTGTTTGAAAAATCTAAAGTAGGTGGAGGTATTACAATTTGGGCGCTTTATGACGAAGGCTTGTTACGCACTGATAAGGGGTATACAGTGGATAATCAATATAGTAAAGCTTCCGATGGTATTGTTGGGCCACATGGCGAAAAAGATGGTAGTTTCTACGCTATTCGAGAAATTTGGTCTCCAGTTGTTATTGAAGATACTTTAGTAGATTCAAATTTTTCAGGAGCATTAAGGGTTCATAATAAGTTTTTATTTACCAATCTTAATCAATGCAAAATTGAATGGAAACTTATCAATTTTTCAAACCCAGACGGCACTAGTAATGGTCACAGGACAGTAGCCTCAGGAACCGTAAATGCAAACATTAAAGCGGGAGAAAAAGGAAAGATTGCTCTAGATTTACCTGAAACTTATAAGGATACAGATGCGCTAGCTATTCAAGTTTACGATACCAAGGGTGTTTTGGTTTACGATAAACGTTTACCAATTAAGAGCTCAAAGCGCCCAATGTTTAGAGCAGCAGAACATGTTCCTTTTGTAAGGGCAGAAGAGGATGCTTATAGTTTTAAACGTCATGGACTTACTTTGAGTTTTGACCCTACCACGGGTGTATTACTATCGGTAAAAGACAAAGGCAAAAAGACGAGCCTATCTAACTTTCCTTTCTTAACCTACGAATCGGTAAATAAAACACTTCAAAATGAGCTAAAACAAACAACTACGATAAGTTGTTCAAAAGTAGGTGATACTTGGTTTATTGAAGCAAAAGGCACCAACGGTTTTGATTACATAAAATGGAACTTGAAACCCAATGGTGAAATTTTATTGGACTACGCATATACTCTAGCAACGGGAAAATACAACTACGCAGGTATTGGAATTGAAGTAGATGCAGATGATGTACTACGTAAGCGTTGGTTGGGTGAGGGACCTGAGCGTATCTGGAAGAACCGTCTCGAAGGTGGTGTGTTGGATGTGTATTTTAACGAAAAACAAGTAAATATACCAGGATTAGTTTACAATCCACCGGCTTTTGAAGGCTGTTTTGCACCATGGAACTGGGCTGTGTTTTATCTTAACGATTATGTAAATGTAGCTTTTAAAAATCAAACAGAGGTCGTATTGGGTGTCCTGAATCCTGTAAACGGTAAAGGTCATAAATATGCCAATTGGAGCTACCCAAATAAAGAAGGTTTTTTCTTTTTTGACTATATCTCTGCGGTTGGTTCAAAGTGGAAGAAAGCAACGGAATTTGGTCCTGATGCACAACCTAGCGTAATTGATGGGCAAGTAAAAGGTTCTGTGTCTATGTTTATTAATTGGAATAAACCCACAGTAAAAGCAAAAAGAGTAGATTTTGAGTTGGAATAA
- a CDS encoding TonB-dependent receptor, whose product MSFQDGVISGTVKDASGVPLPGANIIEKGTSNGSQTDFDGNFTIKVSSSNAVIIVSYIGYETQEINVQNKTNISVVLEENTAALDEVVVVGYGTTKKVNLTGAIGVAKGEVLENRPISSVGQGLQGVIPGLNITPQNGDPTSGADFNIRGFESINGGSPLILVDNVPMDLNQINPNDIESISVLKDASASAIYGARAAFGVILVTTKKGKIGKVKITLSTEQTVTSPIFLVDPITNPYTYMKNQNDIAALNGQGLPYNEIRLADALAYSQNPTLENEWSVRDNTLFYNGFNDYQDKVITDQSFQKKYDLSVSGASEDASYYASFGYLGKKGYLANDAKNQKFERFNALLRADFKINDWFSLDSKVIYTNTSNNVPHNYGFNVSINSVNRMVPIEPLEFPDLEFYNTPGDRADFESYIGKAFNNLNTLPYIEQGSRDKWNKHDIWLKQGLTLTPFDGFVLKSDFSYNTFFQSTENVASKISLINTGEITRINGINLTNLAFGEGLSANDQIINRTQYNQYFVFNIFGEYTYDKLEDHTFKVLAGFNQEELRTRRLLGSAFSLITPGITDLNATTGTQEVQGGRIHSALRGAFFRFNYDYKGKYLLEVNGRYDGTSRFPKADRFGFFPSFSAGWRISEESFMSSTSHWLSNLKLRASYGELGNQIYTQNGNQNYYPYVPSLNSGTSDFNFGQGLIPIVTAAGLVSPTLTWESVNTRNIGVDASLFNNKLALTADIFVRETTDMLLRVNLPDILGAAEPLENGADLKTNGWEISVNWRDKIDENWNYSLGFNLADNQTKITKYAGENPNVNGFYEGKNIGEIWGFESVGLFESDAAAADAPSQAAIDGGLWQAGDIQYADLNGDGKIDRGTQTLNTETGEYDTGDLKVIGNTSPRYSVGFTPRIEYKGLSMSMFFQGVLKRDYYPDTGTHAPFWPYNGDLVTKDHLENSWSPNNTNAYFARPRLQNVKNIQPQTRYLQNAAYVRLKNVTLNYNLPQDLVNNWGIKNAAIYLSGENLGTITNLRNTLDPEQINSDIDADQNNNSNGLTQQYYFERALSLGLRVTF is encoded by the coding sequence ATGTCATTTCAAGATGGGGTTATTTCTGGTACAGTAAAAGACGCTTCAGGAGTACCTTTGCCTGGAGCAAATATTATAGAAAAAGGAACATCAAATGGTAGCCAAACAGATTTTGATGGTAACTTTACTATTAAAGTTTCGAGTTCAAATGCCGTAATTATAGTTTCTTATATAGGATATGAAACACAGGAAATTAATGTTCAGAATAAAACAAATATATCGGTTGTATTAGAAGAAAATACCGCTGCTTTAGATGAGGTAGTAGTTGTTGGTTATGGTACTACTAAAAAAGTAAATTTAACGGGAGCCATTGGTGTTGCCAAAGGCGAAGTGCTTGAAAATAGACCAATTTCATCTGTAGGGCAAGGGCTTCAAGGGGTTATTCCAGGTTTAAATATAACACCTCAAAATGGCGATCCTACATCTGGAGCCGATTTTAATATTAGAGGTTTTGAATCTATTAACGGAGGCTCTCCTTTAATTTTAGTTGATAATGTACCTATGGATTTAAATCAAATTAACCCGAATGATATAGAAAGTATTTCTGTGTTAAAGGATGCTTCTGCGTCTGCTATTTATGGTGCTCGTGCTGCATTTGGAGTTATTTTGGTAACCACCAAAAAAGGGAAAATTGGAAAAGTGAAAATTACATTAAGTACAGAGCAAACAGTAACATCTCCTATTTTTTTAGTAGACCCTATAACCAATCCGTATACTTATATGAAGAACCAGAACGACATTGCTGCTCTAAACGGACAAGGGTTGCCGTATAATGAAATAAGGTTGGCAGATGCGTTGGCTTATTCCCAAAATCCAACGTTAGAAAATGAATGGTCGGTTAGAGATAATACGCTATTCTATAATGGATTTAATGATTATCAGGACAAAGTGATTACAGACCAATCTTTTCAAAAAAAGTACGACTTATCGGTTTCAGGAGCTAGTGAAGATGCGTCATATTATGCTTCTTTTGGGTACCTTGGAAAAAAAGGATATTTGGCTAATGATGCTAAAAATCAAAAATTTGAGCGTTTCAATGCCTTGCTAAGAGCAGATTTTAAAATTAATGATTGGTTTAGTTTAGACTCCAAGGTTATATACACTAATACCAGTAATAATGTACCTCATAATTATGGTTTTAACGTATCTATTAATTCTGTAAATAGAATGGTTCCTATAGAGCCACTAGAGTTTCCAGATCTAGAATTTTATAACACCCCAGGAGATCGTGCCGATTTTGAATCATATATTGGTAAAGCTTTTAATAATTTAAATACCTTACCTTATATTGAACAAGGTTCTCGTGATAAATGGAACAAACATGATATTTGGCTTAAGCAAGGATTGACGCTAACCCCGTTTGACGGCTTTGTCTTGAAAAGTGACTTCTCATATAACACGTTTTTTCAATCTACCGAAAATGTAGCGAGTAAAATATCTCTTATTAATACAGGAGAGATTACTAGAATTAATGGTATAAATTTAACCAATTTAGCTTTTGGTGAAGGTCTTAGTGCTAATGATCAAATAATTAATAGAACCCAATATAATCAATATTTTGTTTTTAATATTTTTGGAGAATATACCTATGATAAATTAGAAGATCATACTTTTAAAGTACTGGCGGGTTTTAACCAAGAAGAATTAAGAACGAGAAGGTTACTAGGAAGTGCTTTTTCATTAATTACTCCAGGAATTACAGATTTGAATGCCACAACAGGAACACAAGAGGTTCAAGGTGGTAGAATCCATTCTGCATTAAGAGGGGCTTTTTTTAGATTCAACTACGATTATAAAGGGAAATATCTTTTAGAAGTAAATGGACGTTATGATGGTACCAGCCGTTTTCCAAAAGCAGATAGGTTTGGTTTTTTTCCATCATTTTCAGCAGGATGGAGAATATCAGAAGAATCCTTTATGTCTAGTACGTCTCATTGGTTAAGTAATTTGAAGTTGAGAGCTTCTTACGGGGAGTTGGGAAATCAAATTTATACCCAAAATGGAAATCAAAACTACTACCCATATGTACCATCTTTAAATTCAGGTACCTCAGATTTTAATTTTGGACAAGGATTAATTCCTATTGTTACAGCGGCAGGTTTGGTGAGCCCTACATTAACTTGGGAGTCTGTAAATACCAGAAATATAGGAGTAGATGCTTCCTTATTTAATAATAAACTAGCATTGACTGCCGATATATTTGTTCGCGAAACAACAGATATGCTATTAAGAGTAAATTTACCAGATATTTTAGGAGCAGCAGAACCTTTGGAAAACGGAGCCGATTTAAAAACAAATGGCTGGGAAATTTCAGTAAACTGGAGAGACAAAATAGACGAAAATTGGAACTATAGTCTTGGGTTTAATTTAGCCGATAATCAAACTAAAATAACCAAATATGCTGGTGAAAACCCAAATGTTAATGGTTTTTATGAAGGAAAAAATATTGGTGAAATTTGGGGCTTCGAAAGTGTAGGATTGTTTGAATCGGATGCCGCTGCAGCAGATGCGCCCAGTCAGGCTGCAATTGACGGCGGTTTATGGCAGGCAGGTGATATACAGTATGCCGATCTTAATGGCGATGGTAAAATTGATAGAGGTACTCAAACTTTAAATACAGAAACAGGCGAGTATGATACAGGAGACCTTAAAGTTATAGGTAATACTTCGCCTAGGTATAGTGTTGGTTTTACACCTCGAATAGAATATAAAGGACTGTCTATGAGTATGTTTTTTCAAGGTGTTTTAAAAAGAGATTATTATCCAGATACAGGAACACATGCTCCGTTTTGGCCATATAATGGCGATTTAGTCACTAAAGACCATCTTGAAAATTCATGGTCTCCTAACAATACCAATGCTTATTTTGCTAGACCTAGATTACAAAACGTTAAAAATATACAACCTCAAACGCGCTATCTTCAAAATGCGGCTTATGTTAGGTTAAAAAATGTAACGTTAAATTATAATCTACCTCAAGATTTAGTTAATAATTGGGGGATAAAAAATGCAGCTATTTACTTGTCTGGTGAAAACTTAGGAACTATTACTAATTTACGTAATACACTAGATCCAGAGCAGATTAATAGCGATATTGATGCCGATCAAAATAATAATTCAAACGGATTAACGCAACAATATTATTTTGAACGTGCATTAAGTTTAGGTTTAAGAGTAACTTTTTAA